A region from the Tachyglossus aculeatus isolate mTacAcu1 chromosome X2, mTacAcu1.pri, whole genome shotgun sequence genome encodes:
- the CLK4 gene encoding dual specificity protein kinase CLK4 isoform X3 produces MRHSKRAHCPDWDGRESWDHESYGGSYKRKKRFHSSTQENRHYKPHLQFKESECHYLEAGSINERDYYERRYVDEYRNYFCEGYEPRHYPRDYESSYYNCSKSSGRSRRSSQRRRRMRHCSSHQSHSRSHRRKRSRSIEDDEEGHLICQSGDVLRARYEIVATLGEGAFGKVVECIDHEMGGMHVAVKIVKNVGRYREAARSEIQVLEHLNITDPNSIFRCVQMLEWFDHHGHVCIVFELLGLSTYDFIKENSFLPFHLDHIRQMAYQICQSINFLHHNRLTHTDLKPENILFVKSDYVVKYNSKMKRDERTLKNTDIKVVDFGSATYDEEHHSTLVSTRHYRAPEVILALGWSQPCDVWSIGCILIEYYLGFTVFQTHDSKEHLAMMERILGPIPTHMIQKTRKRKYFHHNQLDWDEHSSAGRYVRRRCKPLKVVKQKQPEFSLILELQLSLDFSFPLQEFMLCHDSEHENLFDLVRRMLEYDPNKRITLDEALQHPFFDLLKKK; encoded by the exons ATGCGGCATTCAAAACGAGCTCATTGTCCGGATTGGGATGGTAGAGAAAGCTGGGATCATGAAAGCTATGGTGGCAGCTATAAGCGAAAGAAGAGATTCCACAGTAGTACTCAAGAGAATAGGCACTACAAACCCCATCTACAGTTTAAAGAATCAGAATG CCATTATTTGGAAGCAGGATCCATAAATGAGAGAGATTATTATGAGCGAAGATATGTTGATGAATACAGAAATTACTTCTGTGAAGGATATGAGCCTAGACATTATCCCAGAGACTATGAAAGCAGTTATTATAACTGCAGTAAATCTTCAGGCCGAAGCAGGAGAAGTAGTCAAAGAAGGAGACGTATGAGGCATTGTTCAAGCCATCAGTCACATTCG AGGAGTCACCGAAGGAAAAGATCCAGGAGTATagaggatgatgaggagggtCACCTGATCTGTCAAAGTGGAGACGTGCTAAGAGCAAGAT ATGAAATTGTGGCTACTTTGGGTGAAGGGGCTTTTGGCAAAGTGGTAGAGTGCATCGACCATGAAAT GGGGGGCATGCATGTAGCTGTGAAAATTGTAAAAAATGTGGGTAGATACCGTGAAGCTGCTCGTTCAGAAATTCAAGTATTGgaacacttaaatatcactgatccaaATAGCATATT CCGCTGTGTCCAAATGCTGGAGTGGTTTGATCATCACGGTCACGTGTGCATCGTGTTTGAATTACTGGGGCTCAGTACCTATGATTTTATTAAAGAAAATAGTTTTTTACCATTTCACCTCGATCATATCCGGCAGATGGCTTATCAGATTTGCCAGTCAATAAATT TTTTGCATCACAACCGATTGACCCATACAGATCTGAAGCCGGAAAATATTTTGTTTGTGAAGTCTGACTATGTTGTGAAATACAACTCCAAAATG AAACGGGACGAACGCACACTGAAAAACACGGACATTAAAGTTGTGGACTTTGGAAGTGCAACGTATGATGAAGAACATCACAGCACTTTGGTTTCTACTCGACACTACAGAGCTCCAGAGGTCATTTTAG ccCTAGGATGGTCTCAACCCTGTGATGTGTGGAGCATAGGCTGCATTCTTATTGAATATTATCTCGGCTTCACAGTATTTCAG acCCATGATAGTAAAGAACACCTCGCAATGATGGAGAGAATCTTGGGACCTATACCAACTCACATGATACAGAAAACGAG AAAACGCAAATATTTTCACCACAACCAGTTGGATTGGGATGAACACAGTTCTGCCGGTCGGTATGTTAGGAGACGATGCAAACCATTAAAGGTAGTTAAACAAAAACAACCAGAGTTCAGTTTAATTTTAGAGCTTCAGTTATCTctagatttttcttttcctttacaGGAATTCATGCTTTGTCACGACTCAGAACATGAAAATTTGTTTGACCTGGTTCGAAGAATGTTAGAGTATGATCCGAACAAAAGAATCACCTTGGATGAAGCACTACAGCATCCTTTTTTTGACTtactaaaaaagaaataa
- the CLK4 gene encoding dual specificity protein kinase CLK4 isoform X1 yields MSLPLIKLTIIILNVTPPTPLLPFLSCTFPQQMRHSKRAHCPDWDGRESWDHESYGGSYKRKKRFHSSTQENRHYKPHLQFKESECHYLEAGSINERDYYERRYVDEYRNYFCEGYEPRHYPRDYESSYYNCSKSSGRSRRSSQRRRRMRHCSSHQSHSRSHRRKRSRSIEDDEEGHLICQSGDVLRARYEIVATLGEGAFGKVVECIDHEMGGMHVAVKIVKNVGRYREAARSEIQVLEHLNITDPNSIFRCVQMLEWFDHHGHVCIVFELLGLSTYDFIKENSFLPFHLDHIRQMAYQICQSINFLHHNRLTHTDLKPENILFVKSDYVVKYNSKMKRDERTLKNTDIKVVDFGSATYDEEHHSTLVSTRHYRAPEVILALGWSQPCDVWSIGCILIEYYLGFTVFQTHDSKEHLAMMERILGPIPTHMIQKTRKRKYFHHNQLDWDEHSSAGRYVRRRCKPLKVVKQKQPEFSLILELQLSLDFSFPLQEFMLCHDSEHENLFDLVRRMLEYDPNKRITLDEALQHPFFDLLKKK; encoded by the exons ATGTCTTTGCCTTTAATCAAGTTGACTATCATCATCTTGAatgtcaccccccccacccctttactccctttcctttcatgtACATTTCCTCAACAGATGCGGCATTCAAAACGAGCTCATTGTCCGGATTGGGATGGTAGAGAAAGCTGGGATCATGAAAGCTATGGTGGCAGCTATAAGCGAAAGAAGAGATTCCACAGTAGTACTCAAGAGAATAGGCACTACAAACCCCATCTACAGTTTAAAGAATCAGAATG CCATTATTTGGAAGCAGGATCCATAAATGAGAGAGATTATTATGAGCGAAGATATGTTGATGAATACAGAAATTACTTCTGTGAAGGATATGAGCCTAGACATTATCCCAGAGACTATGAAAGCAGTTATTATAACTGCAGTAAATCTTCAGGCCGAAGCAGGAGAAGTAGTCAAAGAAGGAGACGTATGAGGCATTGTTCAAGCCATCAGTCACATTCG AGGAGTCACCGAAGGAAAAGATCCAGGAGTATagaggatgatgaggagggtCACCTGATCTGTCAAAGTGGAGACGTGCTAAGAGCAAGAT ATGAAATTGTGGCTACTTTGGGTGAAGGGGCTTTTGGCAAAGTGGTAGAGTGCATCGACCATGAAAT GGGGGGCATGCATGTAGCTGTGAAAATTGTAAAAAATGTGGGTAGATACCGTGAAGCTGCTCGTTCAGAAATTCAAGTATTGgaacacttaaatatcactgatccaaATAGCATATT CCGCTGTGTCCAAATGCTGGAGTGGTTTGATCATCACGGTCACGTGTGCATCGTGTTTGAATTACTGGGGCTCAGTACCTATGATTTTATTAAAGAAAATAGTTTTTTACCATTTCACCTCGATCATATCCGGCAGATGGCTTATCAGATTTGCCAGTCAATAAATT TTTTGCATCACAACCGATTGACCCATACAGATCTGAAGCCGGAAAATATTTTGTTTGTGAAGTCTGACTATGTTGTGAAATACAACTCCAAAATG AAACGGGACGAACGCACACTGAAAAACACGGACATTAAAGTTGTGGACTTTGGAAGTGCAACGTATGATGAAGAACATCACAGCACTTTGGTTTCTACTCGACACTACAGAGCTCCAGAGGTCATTTTAG ccCTAGGATGGTCTCAACCCTGTGATGTGTGGAGCATAGGCTGCATTCTTATTGAATATTATCTCGGCTTCACAGTATTTCAG acCCATGATAGTAAAGAACACCTCGCAATGATGGAGAGAATCTTGGGACCTATACCAACTCACATGATACAGAAAACGAG AAAACGCAAATATTTTCACCACAACCAGTTGGATTGGGATGAACACAGTTCTGCCGGTCGGTATGTTAGGAGACGATGCAAACCATTAAAGGTAGTTAAACAAAAACAACCAGAGTTCAGTTTAATTTTAGAGCTTCAGTTATCTctagatttttcttttcctttacaGGAATTCATGCTTTGTCACGACTCAGAACATGAAAATTTGTTTGACCTGGTTCGAAGAATGTTAGAGTATGATCCGAACAAAAGAATCACCTTGGATGAAGCACTACAGCATCCTTTTTTTGACTtactaaaaaagaaataa
- the CLK4 gene encoding dual specificity protein kinase CLK4 isoform X2, protein MSLPLIKLTIIILNVTPPTPLLPFLSCTFPQQMRHSKRAHCPDWDGRESWDHESYGGSYKRKKRFHSSTQENRHYKPHLQFKESECHYLEAGSINERDYYERRYVDEYRNYFCEGYEPRHYPRDYESSYYNCSKSSGRSRRSSQRRRRMRHCSSHQSHSRSHRRKRSRSIEDDEEGHLICQSGDVLRARYEIVATLGEGAFGKVVECIDHEMGGMHVAVKIVKNVGRYREAARSEIQVLEHLNITDPNSIFRCVQMLEWFDHHGHVCIVFELLGLSTYDFIKENSFLPFHLDHIRQMAYQICQSINFLHHNRLTHTDLKPENILFVKSDYVVKYNSKMKRDERTLKNTDIKVVDFGSATYDEEHHSTLVSTRHYRAPEVILALGWSQPCDVWSIGCILIEYYLGFTVFQTHDSKEHLAMMERILGPIPTHMIQKTRKRKYFHHNQLDWDEHSSAGRYVRRRCKPLKEFMLCHDSEHENLFDLVRRMLEYDPNKRITLDEALQHPFFDLLKKK, encoded by the exons ATGTCTTTGCCTTTAATCAAGTTGACTATCATCATCTTGAatgtcaccccccccacccctttactccctttcctttcatgtACATTTCCTCAACAGATGCGGCATTCAAAACGAGCTCATTGTCCGGATTGGGATGGTAGAGAAAGCTGGGATCATGAAAGCTATGGTGGCAGCTATAAGCGAAAGAAGAGATTCCACAGTAGTACTCAAGAGAATAGGCACTACAAACCCCATCTACAGTTTAAAGAATCAGAATG CCATTATTTGGAAGCAGGATCCATAAATGAGAGAGATTATTATGAGCGAAGATATGTTGATGAATACAGAAATTACTTCTGTGAAGGATATGAGCCTAGACATTATCCCAGAGACTATGAAAGCAGTTATTATAACTGCAGTAAATCTTCAGGCCGAAGCAGGAGAAGTAGTCAAAGAAGGAGACGTATGAGGCATTGTTCAAGCCATCAGTCACATTCG AGGAGTCACCGAAGGAAAAGATCCAGGAGTATagaggatgatgaggagggtCACCTGATCTGTCAAAGTGGAGACGTGCTAAGAGCAAGAT ATGAAATTGTGGCTACTTTGGGTGAAGGGGCTTTTGGCAAAGTGGTAGAGTGCATCGACCATGAAAT GGGGGGCATGCATGTAGCTGTGAAAATTGTAAAAAATGTGGGTAGATACCGTGAAGCTGCTCGTTCAGAAATTCAAGTATTGgaacacttaaatatcactgatccaaATAGCATATT CCGCTGTGTCCAAATGCTGGAGTGGTTTGATCATCACGGTCACGTGTGCATCGTGTTTGAATTACTGGGGCTCAGTACCTATGATTTTATTAAAGAAAATAGTTTTTTACCATTTCACCTCGATCATATCCGGCAGATGGCTTATCAGATTTGCCAGTCAATAAATT TTTTGCATCACAACCGATTGACCCATACAGATCTGAAGCCGGAAAATATTTTGTTTGTGAAGTCTGACTATGTTGTGAAATACAACTCCAAAATG AAACGGGACGAACGCACACTGAAAAACACGGACATTAAAGTTGTGGACTTTGGAAGTGCAACGTATGATGAAGAACATCACAGCACTTTGGTTTCTACTCGACACTACAGAGCTCCAGAGGTCATTTTAG ccCTAGGATGGTCTCAACCCTGTGATGTGTGGAGCATAGGCTGCATTCTTATTGAATATTATCTCGGCTTCACAGTATTTCAG acCCATGATAGTAAAGAACACCTCGCAATGATGGAGAGAATCTTGGGACCTATACCAACTCACATGATACAGAAAACGAG AAAACGCAAATATTTTCACCACAACCAGTTGGATTGGGATGAACACAGTTCTGCCGGTCGGTATGTTAGGAGACGATGCAAACCATTAAAG GAATTCATGCTTTGTCACGACTCAGAACATGAAAATTTGTTTGACCTGGTTCGAAGAATGTTAGAGTATGATCCGAACAAAAGAATCACCTTGGATGAAGCACTACAGCATCCTTTTTTTGACTtactaaaaaagaaataa
- the CLK4 gene encoding dual specificity protein kinase CLK4 isoform X4, whose amino-acid sequence MGGMHVAVKIVKNVGRYREAARSEIQVLEHLNITDPNSIFRCVQMLEWFDHHGHVCIVFELLGLSTYDFIKENSFLPFHLDHIRQMAYQICQSINFLHHNRLTHTDLKPENILFVKSDYVVKYNSKMKRDERTLKNTDIKVVDFGSATYDEEHHSTLVSTRHYRAPEVILALGWSQPCDVWSIGCILIEYYLGFTVFQTHDSKEHLAMMERILGPIPTHMIQKTRKRKYFHHNQLDWDEHSSAGRYVRRRCKPLKEFMLCHDSEHENLFDLVRRMLEYDPNKRITLDEALQHPFFDLLKKK is encoded by the exons AT GGGGGGCATGCATGTAGCTGTGAAAATTGTAAAAAATGTGGGTAGATACCGTGAAGCTGCTCGTTCAGAAATTCAAGTATTGgaacacttaaatatcactgatccaaATAGCATATT CCGCTGTGTCCAAATGCTGGAGTGGTTTGATCATCACGGTCACGTGTGCATCGTGTTTGAATTACTGGGGCTCAGTACCTATGATTTTATTAAAGAAAATAGTTTTTTACCATTTCACCTCGATCATATCCGGCAGATGGCTTATCAGATTTGCCAGTCAATAAATT TTTTGCATCACAACCGATTGACCCATACAGATCTGAAGCCGGAAAATATTTTGTTTGTGAAGTCTGACTATGTTGTGAAATACAACTCCAAAATG AAACGGGACGAACGCACACTGAAAAACACGGACATTAAAGTTGTGGACTTTGGAAGTGCAACGTATGATGAAGAACATCACAGCACTTTGGTTTCTACTCGACACTACAGAGCTCCAGAGGTCATTTTAG ccCTAGGATGGTCTCAACCCTGTGATGTGTGGAGCATAGGCTGCATTCTTATTGAATATTATCTCGGCTTCACAGTATTTCAG acCCATGATAGTAAAGAACACCTCGCAATGATGGAGAGAATCTTGGGACCTATACCAACTCACATGATACAGAAAACGAG AAAACGCAAATATTTTCACCACAACCAGTTGGATTGGGATGAACACAGTTCTGCCGGTCGGTATGTTAGGAGACGATGCAAACCATTAAAG GAATTCATGCTTTGTCACGACTCAGAACATGAAAATTTGTTTGACCTGGTTCGAAGAATGTTAGAGTATGATCCGAACAAAAGAATCACCTTGGATGAAGCACTACAGCATCCTTTTTTTGACTtactaaaaaagaaataa